A region of Ignatzschineria larvae DSM 13226 DNA encodes the following proteins:
- a CDS encoding MFS transporter, translating to MSTEILSEKENRSKRLLPVILAIAIFMQMLDTTILNTALPSIALSLNEPELKIQSILISYTLVLAICAPISGVVADKIGTRYTFLLAVIFFTLGSLLAALSMSLTQLTLSRILQGVGGAMLTPVARLALMKAYDRKDYLRVINYAITPALIGPILGPLLGGYLVQYASWHWIFLINLPIGLIVLILAAFFMPDFRGAPFHFDLRGYIIFALAIFLITFGLEYSIRGEIKWLAIPMILGGFFFLVWYWFYAKHKDKPLFSLTLLDVRTFRIGLNGNLVARLGISAMPFLLPLFFQVALGYSPSDAGWLLVPIAVGGLTVKPLVTKILYVLGYRRILIWNTVLISLFIITIGIFGRDMPMWALVIQLYILGLCNSTQFTAMNTLTVGDLGKEQMSSGNSLMVVNQQLALTLGVAFAALFLNFYIAQHWFPTENTEKAFQLTFITMGVLTLIATYIFAKLKKEDGDFLAGRSVK from the coding sequence ATGAGTACAGAAATACTCTCAGAGAAGGAGAATCGGTCGAAGCGATTGCTGCCGGTGATTTTGGCGATAGCGATTTTTATGCAGATGCTCGATACCACAATTCTTAATACAGCATTGCCGAGTATTGCATTGAGTCTAAATGAGCCAGAATTAAAGATTCAGTCGATTCTCATCAGTTATACTTTAGTATTAGCCATCTGCGCACCGATTAGTGGAGTTGTTGCCGATAAGATTGGAACACGATACACCTTTTTACTCGCAGTGATCTTTTTTACGCTAGGATCATTATTGGCTGCGCTTTCGATGAGCTTAACGCAATTAACGCTCTCTCGGATTTTGCAAGGAGTTGGTGGCGCGATGTTGACGCCAGTTGCGCGTCTTGCTTTGATGAAAGCTTATGATCGTAAAGATTATCTGCGCGTGATTAATTATGCAATTACGCCGGCATTGATCGGACCGATTCTAGGGCCTCTATTAGGAGGCTATCTGGTGCAATATGCGAGTTGGCATTGGATCTTCTTGATTAATCTACCGATTGGGTTGATTGTCTTGATTCTAGCGGCATTCTTTATGCCTGATTTCAGAGGCGCACCATTTCATTTTGATCTTCGAGGATACATTATCTTCGCATTGGCGATATTCCTCATTACCTTTGGGCTTGAATACTCTATTCGAGGAGAGATTAAGTGGTTAGCCATACCGATGATTCTCGGTGGCTTCTTCTTTCTTGTTTGGTATTGGTTCTATGCAAAACATAAAGATAAACCGCTCTTCTCATTAACGCTACTAGATGTGCGGACATTCCGAATTGGCTTAAATGGAAACCTTGTCGCGCGTTTGGGGATTAGCGCAATGCCATTTCTATTGCCGCTCTTTTTCCAAGTGGCTTTAGGATATTCGCCAAGTGATGCGGGTTGGCTTTTAGTGCCGATTGCGGTGGGTGGATTGACGGTGAAACCGCTTGTGACGAAGATTCTATACGTCTTAGGTTATCGCCGGATTCTCATTTGGAATACGGTATTGATTAGTCTTTTTATCATTACCATTGGGATTTTCGGGCGTGATATGCCGATGTGGGCGCTTGTGATTCAGCTCTATATTTTAGGGCTCTGTAACTCAACGCAATTTACGGCAATGAATACCTTAACGGTGGGGGATTTAGGGAAAGAACAGATGAGCAGTGGTAATAGTTTAATGGTGGTGAACCAGCAACTAGCGCTCACTTTGGGGGTTGCCTTTGCAGCGCTGTTCCTGAACTTCTATATTGCGCAGCATTGGTTTCCGACTGAAAATACCGAAAAAGCTTTCCAACTGACCTTTATTACAATGGGGGTTTTGACTTTGATTGCGACTTATATCTTTGCCAAATTGAAAAAAGAGGATGGTGATTTTCTTGCAGGCCGTAGTGTGAAGTAG